One Micavibrio aeruginosavorus ARL-13 genomic window carries:
- a CDS encoding aa3-type cytochrome c oxidase subunit IV → MDEAVILYVEEPIMSHHNDHHAPATAVDVDPAALADARNLWAAFVHYSKYGIIAVVVILALMALFLL, encoded by the coding sequence ATGGATGAGGCAGTCATTCTTTATGTAGAAGAGCCGATCATGAGCCACCATAACGACCACCACGCCCCTGCCACCGCTGTTGACGTCGATCCGGCCGCCCTGGCGGATGCCCGGAATCTGTGGGCCGCTTTTGTGCATTACTCGAAATATGGAATTATCGCCGTTGTGGTCATTTTGGCCCTGATGGCCCTGTTCCTGCTCTAA
- the ndk gene encoding nucleoside-diphosphate kinase, with the protein MAIERTFSILKPDATRRNLTGAINERFEKAGLRIVAQKRIHMTEAQAGKFYEVHKERPFYGELVKFMTSGPVVVQVLEGENAVLKNREIMGATNPANADAGTIRKDFAESIEANSVHGSDSLENAAIEIAYFFAGCEIVG; encoded by the coding sequence ATGGCGATTGAACGTACTTTCTCCATCCTGAAGCCGGATGCAACCCGTCGCAACCTGACCGGTGCCATTAACGAGCGTTTCGAAAAAGCGGGCCTGCGCATCGTGGCCCAGAAACGCATCCACATGACCGAAGCTCAAGCGGGCAAATTCTATGAAGTTCACAAAGAGCGCCCGTTCTATGGCGAGCTGGTGAAATTCATGACCTCCGGTCCGGTTGTTGTTCAGGTTCTGGAAGGCGAAAACGCTGTTCTGAAAAACCGCGAAATCATGGGCGCCACAAACCCGGCGAACGCCGATGCCGGCACGATCCGCAAGGACTTTGCTGAAAGCATCGAAGCGAACTCCGTTCACGGTTCTGACTCGTTGGAAAATGCCGCGATTGAAATCGCGTATTTCTTCGCCGGGTGCGAAATCGTCGGCTAA
- a CDS encoding ATP-binding protein — protein sequence MHKTQIHSISPAPRISMRVMVRLWVLTLIWLVGLPAFPVLAQSAGNLAALPAPITLRDGQDSYDLNNNLFITPDPLGQMSYASLIDRHMKGMRGALRGQSIITLGTKPVPHWMVFALNNQSNTSHWTLSLGRHGDGRYGVAQQIYLYDHLNQRRILTAIKTATADAPSPKDVPTQGAAISFDLPVGRQALMVLYVVPEGGGPVTLAPTLKTDRAFFDAQNNPWRTGAMIRTGLIALLGLFAGALIFRRMIIAGGFMVYYAANMAAYMIQNDVIYDPAPLASETSPLLFAGIVAIALLLSRFFLNLSRGQTIEKLIIYGCILLIGISITIGTMAIPDSSILRPMLITGIPVAALAFLSLFCFAQGHAGTPAANIMGTGWLIGFAGALTAGLAVLGILPPTPIMVNAYWIALFIQAPVFIIGIFVRSWAKDVENISDESLAEDDVDALGRLKQTKESVENARLLKVIEHERQTLEELRERELKQTEEMRIAKETADAANRSKSAFLAVISHEIRTPMTGIMGMVRLLLDSHLTRDQVDYARTIQDSGDAMIALLNDILDFEKIESGKMDLENVDFDLHRMINGVVTLMSGHATQKSISLTTEIGPDVPRFIKGDPVRLRQVLLNLVGNSIKFTSEGGVTIVVRREGGDADHHRLYFAVRDTGAGISPDAQKNLFNPFAQADSSISRKFGGTGLGLAICQRLITAMGGTIAINSKEGQGSTFFYTITMEHGHAAGVQEPGNKSLSESGAAPSKSLRILCVDDNEINQKLLQEFVSRMGHKPTTCGSGEDALKIIESHDFDMVFMDIELPGISGMGATRAIRAMRVPQKSHLPVIALTGNVRDDDIRQCYAANMNGHLAKPIDPAQMKAQIEKVLRGKLDNPVIVEDDGGGSDTFTPVHETVVSIEDPQDMIEDDAPILPGQMDQSDAVADIDTPVDDIMEAPITAERAPIMQAALQDDPTPLDLAISEDELDEDSFVQALDASTDAELGDDFFDDDFDDIMTRTEELPPPPAMNRTIVFDSTLLDGLKGSMDQASLNEMMAGLMEKIDEIITHTNGAMHAHDMDTIRARMHELKGMCGNFGLQELSLIAEHAEKAVKEGQIDTLPDVLSALPAAGIRAHKVIGEWLQN from the coding sequence ATGCACAAGACACAGATCCATTCCATTTCCCCTGCCCCCCGCATATCCATGCGGGTGATGGTGCGTTTGTGGGTTTTAACCCTGATCTGGCTGGTCGGATTGCCTGCTTTTCCGGTTTTGGCCCAAAGTGCCGGTAATCTGGCGGCCTTGCCCGCCCCCATCACGCTGCGCGATGGGCAGGATTCATACGATCTGAACAACAACCTGTTCATCACCCCCGACCCGCTGGGGCAAATGAGCTATGCCAGCCTGATCGACCGCCATATGAAAGGCATGCGCGGCGCATTGCGCGGCCAATCGATTATCACGCTGGGCACAAAACCCGTTCCGCACTGGATGGTGTTCGCCCTGAACAACCAGAGCAACACATCACATTGGACGTTATCGTTGGGCCGTCACGGCGATGGCCGTTACGGCGTGGCGCAACAGATTTATCTGTATGACCACCTGAACCAGCGCCGCATCCTGACCGCCATCAAAACCGCCACAGCCGATGCACCATCCCCCAAAGATGTTCCGACGCAAGGCGCAGCCATCTCATTCGATTTGCCCGTAGGGCGTCAGGCTTTGATGGTTTTGTATGTTGTACCCGAAGGCGGCGGCCCGGTGACATTGGCCCCGACACTCAAAACAGACCGTGCGTTCTTTGACGCCCAGAACAATCCATGGCGCACCGGCGCGATGATCCGCACCGGACTGATTGCCTTACTGGGGTTGTTTGCAGGGGCGCTGATCTTCCGCCGCATGATCATTGCGGGGGGATTTATGGTGTATTATGCCGCGAATATGGCGGCCTATATGATCCAGAACGATGTCATTTATGATCCCGCACCGCTGGCCAGTGAAACATCACCGCTGTTGTTTGCCGGAATTGTGGCCATCGCCCTGTTGCTCAGCCGTTTCTTCCTGAACCTGTCGCGCGGGCAGACGATTGAAAAGCTGATTATATATGGGTGCATCCTGCTGATTGGTATCAGCATCACCATCGGCACAATGGCGATCCCGGATTCATCGATCCTGCGCCCCATGCTGATCACGGGTATCCCTGTTGCCGCTTTGGCGTTTTTATCACTGTTCTGCTTCGCCCAAGGGCATGCCGGAACGCCCGCCGCCAATATCATGGGCACGGGATGGCTGATTGGATTTGCCGGAGCGCTGACCGCAGGACTGGCCGTCCTCGGCATCCTTCCGCCAACCCCGATCATGGTCAATGCCTATTGGATCGCCCTGTTCATCCAGGCGCCGGTCTTTATCATCGGTATCTTCGTCCGCAGCTGGGCGAAGGATGTGGAAAATATCAGCGATGAATCCCTGGCCGAAGACGATGTGGATGCGTTGGGGCGCCTGAAACAAACAAAAGAATCGGTTGAAAACGCACGCCTTCTGAAAGTGATTGAGCACGAACGCCAGACATTGGAAGAATTGCGCGAACGCGAATTGAAACAAACCGAGGAAATGCGCATCGCCAAGGAAACAGCCGACGCGGCCAACCGGTCTAAATCCGCTTTCCTGGCCGTCATCAGCCACGAAATCCGCACACCGATGACCGGGATCATGGGTATGGTGCGATTGTTGCTGGATTCGCATTTGACCCGCGATCAGGTCGATTATGCCCGCACGATTCAGGATTCGGGCGACGCCATGATTGCCCTGCTGAACGACATTCTGGATTTCGAAAAAATCGAAAGCGGAAAAATGGATCTGGAGAATGTCGATTTCGACCTGCACCGCATGATCAACGGCGTGGTGACATTGATGTCCGGCCATGCCACACAAAAATCCATCAGCCTGACAACAGAAATCGGCCCGGATGTTCCCCGCTTTATCAAAGGCGACCCGGTACGCCTGCGCCAGGTTTTGCTGAATTTGGTTGGGAATTCGATCAAATTCACATCCGAAGGCGGCGTGACCATTGTCGTCCGGCGCGAAGGGGGAGACGCCGATCATCACCGCCTGTATTTCGCGGTGCGCGACACCGGAGCCGGAATTTCGCCGGACGCACAGAAAAACCTGTTCAACCCCTTTGCTCAGGCCGATTCCAGTATCAGCCGCAAGTTCGGCGGCACGGGGCTGGGGCTGGCCATTTGCCAACGCCTGATCACCGCCATGGGTGGCACCATCGCGATCAATTCCAAAGAAGGGCAAGGATCAACCTTCTTCTACACGATCACGATGGAACACGGCCACGCCGCTGGCGTTCAGGAACCGGGGAACAAATCCCTGTCCGAATCCGGGGCCGCCCCGTCCAAGTCCCTGCGCATCCTGTGCGTGGACGACAACGAGATTAACCAGAAATTGTTGCAGGAATTTGTGTCCCGCATGGGACACAAACCCACGACATGCGGCAGTGGTGAGGACGCACTGAAAATCATCGAAAGCCATGATTTTGATATGGTGTTCATGGACATCGAATTGCCGGGCATTTCCGGCATGGGGGCCACCCGCGCCATCCGCGCCATGCGCGTGCCGCAAAAATCACATTTGCCTGTGATTGCATTGACCGGAAATGTGCGGGACGATGATATTCGTCAATGTTACGCCGCCAATATGAACGGACACCTGGCCAAGCCCATCGACCCCGCCCAGATGAAAGCCCAAATCGAAAAAGTCCTGCGCGGAAAACTCGACAATCCCGTCATTGTCGAAGACGATGGCGGCGGTAGCGATACATTTACACCCGTCCATGAAACCGTCGTTTCGATCGAGGATCCGCAAGACATGATCGAAGACGATGCCCCGATTTTACCCGGCCAGATGGACCAATCTGATGCAGTGGCGGATATCGACACCCCCGTTGACGATATCATGGAAGCCCCGATTACCGCTGAACGCGCCCCGATTATGCAGGCCGCTTTACAGGATGATCCAACGCCACTTGATCTGGCCATCAGCGAGGATGAACTGGACGAAGATTCGTTTGTTCAGGCTTTGGATGCATCCACAGATGCAGAATTGGGCGATGATTTTTTCGATGATGATTTCGATGACATCATGACACGCACGGAAGAATTGCCGCCGCCGCCCGCCATGAACCGCACGATTGTTTTTGATTCCACCCTGCTGGACGGATTAAAGGGCAGCATGGATCAGGCATCGTTAAATGAAATGATGGCGGGCCTGATGGAAAAGATCGACGAGATCATCACCCACACAAACGGTGCGATGCACGCCCACGACATGGACACCATCCGCGCACGTATGCACGAATTAAAGGGCATGTGCGGCAATTTCGGACTGCAGGAACTGAGCCTGATTGCCGAACATGCGGAAAAGGCCGTCAAAGAAGGACAGATCGACACCCTGCCCGATGTTTTAAGCGCCCTGCCCGCCGCAGGTATCCGCGCACACAAGGTGATCGGCGAGTGGCTGCAGAATTAA